Within the Rickettsia rickettsii genome, the region GCATAGAAGAGCTAGAATATCATACGAACTTACTTACTAAACTTGCGCATATTATTTTAAAAAAATACGATTCATATAAGGAAGAAAATAATTTACTCGATTACGACGATTTAATTTACTACACCGAGAAATTACTAAATAATAAAACTACTCATAAGTGGTTGCTGCATAAGCTTGAAAGCGAGATAAATCATATTCTTGTCGATGAAGCACAAGACACAAGCCTCTCGCAGTGGAATATTATTACTACTTTAATAACAGAGTTTAATGCTGTAGAGAGGCCAAATAATAGTGTTTTCATAGTCGGCGATGATAAACAATCGATCTTCAGTTTTCAAGGGGCTGATCTTCGTAATTTCAACTTAGTAAATGAGCGACTAAAAGCAAATCTTACAAATGCTAATAAGAAATTCAAAAATATCACCCTTGAATATTCTTATAGATCATGTACAGAGATTTTACAATTTACTTATAATGTTTTAAAAAATATAAAATCCAATTACCCGAGTTTATTCCTTGCGAATAATCCTTTAATATCCTCATTTCGTACACATCAAGGCTCTGTAACGGTTTGGCCATTAGTGACGAGTGAAAAACAAGAAGAGCTTTTTTGGGCACTACCTGAAGATTATGAAAATTCTAAATCTGCTGCCGATTTACTCATAGAAAAAATCGTAAATTTTATAAAAGAACAAATAGAAAGCGAAGAAATTTTACCGTCTACTGCAAACAGAATATCTGAAAAAGATTTCATGATATTAGTCAGAAAGAGAGATGAATTTAGTAATAATCTGATCAAAGAACTTAGCAAAGCTAAGCTTAAAGTTGAGGTAAGCGATAGAATGAACCTTAAAGAAAATCTAACTATAATGGATTTAATTTCATTAGCTAAATTTGTGTTACTACCTGATGATGATTTAAATCTTGCCGGTTTACTAAAATCACCGATTATTGGAATAAGCGAGCAGCAATTATACAAACTTCTTGTAAATAAACGTGAGAATAGCTTATGGGATATACTCCCTTCACATGAGGAGATATATAATAAGTTAGATTCTCTAATTGAAATTTATAAAACATCGATTGTTGAGAACTTCTTTGATTTAGTGGTACATAATCTAAATTTACGAGAGCTTTACGATGATGATAGTGATGATATGATAAATGAGCTATTAACATTAAGCAAAAACTATGCAAATGATATAGATAATTCACTGCAAGGATTCGTTGCTTGGTTTGAGAATAACGATATCTATATTAAACGTGATATAGAGCATTCAGACAAAATAAGAGTAATGACCGTCCACGGCTCTAAAGGGCTTGAAACTCCTATTGTTATATTATGCGATTCTACTACTTTACCGATAAGCAGCAATAAATTTATTTGGGATGATAAAGGAGAAATGTTTTTCTCTGCTAATGCTGCCGATACTCCTGAGTTTTTGCAAGAGCTGAAAGAAGCTGAAAAATTAAAAGA harbors:
- a CDS encoding UvrD-helicase domain-containing protein, translating into MSDLQREASDPNYSVWVSASAGTGKTKILTDRFLRLLITGVEPSNILCLTFTNAAAIEMQVRINSRLKYLSLCNAEKLEEALFLMSGNKPSPQDTENAKTLYDKILNSNKLLNIYTIHAFCQKILNTFPSEAGITPEFTILEETKLQDIFLNIRNEIYLSDEHNDLMKILLNRFHEITLQDIFTEIIEQQIKFRKLFINKQIPKEISNKRLALGELNNIYDKVKNLFAEYDVEIAPKEIFFTKDGKKRKSLLSKELIRKYPKLLLELEKITSEIYRLDELRRIEELEYHTNLLTKLAHIILKKYDSYKEENNLLDYDDLIYYTEKLLNNKTTHKWLLHKLESEINHILVDEAQDTSLSQWNIITTLITEFNAVERPNNSVFIVGDDKQSIFSFQGADLRNFNLVNERLKANLTNANKKFKNITLEYSYRSCTEILQFTYNVLKNIKSNYPSLFLANNPLISSFRTHQGSVTVWPLVTSEKQEELFWALPEDYENSKSAADLLIEKIVNFIKEQIESEEILPSTANRISEKDFMILVRKRDEFSNNLIKELSKAKLKVEVSDRMNLKENLTIMDLISLAKFVLLPDDDLNLAGLLKSPIIGISEQQLYKLLVNKRENSLWDILPSHEEIYNKLDSLIEIYKTSIVENFFDLVVHNLNLRELYDDDSDDMINELLTLSKNYANDIDNSLQGFVAWFENNDIYIKRDIEHSDKIRVMTVHGSKGLETPIVILCDSTTLPISSNKFIWDDKGEMFFSANAADTPEFLQELKEAEKLKDLQEYIRLLYVAMTRAKDRLIICGFSNKSTTPKNCWYEIAKQTCDQSLN